The sequence GAATCGAGAAGAACAAGAAGTGTATCTACTGGCTGCAGGACAGCGACCTTTATTAGGTAGAGCTTTACTTGATGAGCATGAACTTGTAATTCAGTTTACTGAGGGCGGTTTAGTAACAATTGATCAATTGTAGTCGCTTTCTGGATAGTTATGCAGGTGTTTTGTGAATCTGTAGACTAAAGTTTTCTATTATAATCAGTACATACATTACAAAAGTCAAAAGGCAAAATGAAATTAATATGAGTTCAAATAGTCACTTGATTTTAGGTGAAACATTCATTTCTCACAATAGGTTGGATATTTCTCCAGTATTTCTTTCGGACAATGAAATTAATGACAAATACAAGAAAGGAGAGATAAGAATTGTAACGGAACAAGCTCGTTACCCACTTGATAGTATAAAAACTATGCTTGACAGTAAAAAATATATCCGAAATCCTGAATATCAGCGCAGAAAAAGATGGGACGATACTCGAAAATCACGTTTAATAGAATCATTCATAATGAATGTACCTATTCCACCTATATTTCTGTATGAAATAGATTATTCTATTTATGAAGTAATGGACGGACAGCAAAGACTAACGGCTATCTATGATTTTTATAAAGGAAAATTTAAGCTGGAAGGATTGGAATATTGGCAGGAACTTAATGGACGAAAATATCAAGATTTGCCTGAGCAGGTGAAAAGAGGTATAGATAGGCGCTATTTATCCTCTATTGTCTTATTACAAGAAACAGCTAAAAGCCAAGAAGAAGCTGAATATCTCAAACAGATAGTTTTTGAGAGACTGAATAGTGGAGGGGAGAAACTAACTCCACAAGAAACAAGAAATGCCTTGCATAATGGCAAGTTTAATCGGTTATGTATAAAACTTGCTGAAAATGACTCTTTTCGTAAAATGTGGAATCTACCTTTAGAAAGTGAAGGAGAAGAAAAATTACTTGAAAGCGAATCTTATCGTAGAATGGAAGATGTTGAATTAGTTTTACGATTCTTTGCTTATCGCCATGTAGATAATTTAAAATCCCCAGTGGACAAATTTTTAGATGAGTATTTAAAGCAAGCAAATGATTATTCAGATGAAACAATAAAAAGTCTTGAAACCCTTTTCCAAGAAACTATAAATTTAATTTACTCTGTACTAGGAGATTTAGCTTTTATACCACCAAAAGAAAAGCGTGACAGGAAAACGCCATTGAAAACTATTTATGATCCACTAATGCAGGTATTCGCAAATAATATTTCTCACAAAGAAAGTTTGATAAAAAATAAAACATTGATTAAAAAGAATTTATATTTAGCTAAAGAATTACTATACATCAAGGAAGAAAATAATAGATTCCTTTTTGATGGGAGATACAATAACAAAAAAGATGTAGAAGCACGCATCAATTATTTTCATAATTTTCTGCAAAGCTATATTTAATTGACTTTGATAGAAATTATGAATGCGGAATCTCTGGAGAGCTTTAAAAAAGAAATAAATCAAATCAGAGAATATTTAAAACATATTGAATATGTAAATAATGTTGCTGGTTATACTATTTTGGAAACGGATAATAAGCAAATTCAAACATTGCTAAATACGCTAAAGAATCACTATAAAGCTTTTGGAACCGAGAAAAAATTATTTGAATATAAAGCATCTATTATTTCACTTTATGGGCTGCTCGAAAAGTACGTTGAAATCTGGATTAAAGAGTATCTTAATTCACTGTCTAGCCTGATAGTTGAGTATAGCAATATGGACGAAAAAATTAGAGACAATCATTTTGAACTTTCTTTAAAACTCATAAATACTATTATAAGTAGGGAAAGTGTCAAATATCAACACCTTACAAAAGAGGAGGTGTTAAAGAAGCTAAATCAATGTATTGTCAGTCCTACAAGCTATCAAATAAATACCGAAGCATTTGTCATTTTATCGGGCAACTTAAAACATAATAAAATTGTAGATTTATTCAAATACTTAAATGTTGATTTGAACAGTGGATTAGCTAAAAATGAAAGTCTTAGCAATGAAATTGGCTTAAAAACAAATGAAATCTCCAGAGTAGAAAAAGACATTTTATATAATAAAATAAATGATTTAGTTGAAAGGAGAAATCAAATTGCTCACGGTTCAGAAAAATTGGATGATATCTTAAGTACATCTGGATTAGAGCCTTATATTCAATTTTTAGAAAAATATTGCCAAGCTATTTTTGAAACGTTAGTTGAAGAAGTTATCAAACAAGAATCAATACACACTTTTCAAAAAATAAAAAAAGTGATTAACGTCTTTGGCAATAAAGTATTGGCGTTTGAAATTGACAATTATAATATAAAAGTTGGAGATATGCTGATCATCGAAACGAGAGAAGGAAAATTTTACAAAAAGTCTATTTTGACAATTCAGTTAAACAACGAACCATATGAAGAAATTACAGTTTTAGAGAAAACGAATATTGCTGTAAGTGTTGAACACAAAATTAAAGATAATCAAACATTTTATATAGAAAAGCGGTAGTTTCATTGAATCAGTATATTAATAAGTAATTTGTCCTAAAAGTTTAATCCATAACTGCTAACACAGCTTTCGGTAATAATTTATCTTTAAACCAAATAATTCTAGCGGGGACATCGTTTAATTTCACTCCCGCTTTTTCTAAATTCAATCGCTCGGAAATTGCCAATATTAAGTTATCACATCCGGCACGCCGCACTTGAGAAAACTTTTTTTGTAAGTATTCTGGACGCCAATAACCAACTATTTCTAATAAATAACTTCTACCATCAGGATGGACTAGGCGAAAGTCGGGAATCATGACGCTACCGGGGATGGGAATTAAATCGACTTCTCGCTCTAGAAACCAGTCGGATTTTAATGCATCCCATTTATCGGCGAAGGATGCTTCTAACATGCTGTCGTAGGGTTTACCAGGGGAGTAGTGAGAGACTAAACCGCATTCAGAATTGAGGGTGAAGCGTCCGGTTCTCCAGGTGTTGGTGTAGGTGTCGCGGTTTTTTAAGGTAGCTGCGAGGCTCCATTTAGTAACGTGGAGTAGGGCAGGAATCATTTTGGCGATCGCTAACCCGTAACGTGTACTAGGATTAAATAAGCTGGTCGGCCCGTCAATGGTAATTGTAAACCCGTGGTCGGCATCGCCCTCAATATAAGCCATTAATTGAAACAACTTTAAATAGCGAAACAATAGCTTATATTCTCCCGGAACATTGCGGTGAGCATTTAACACTAACTGACTCGCTTTATAAAACACGCCTTGTACTTGCGATAGGTTATATCGATTTAATAAATCTTGCGGTGTTGGTGCATCAAAAACTGTCAAAATTTTATTTTCTGCTAAATCTGCATACAGTCCGGTGTGGACTTGTGCTGGTAAAACTTCTCTTTCTAATTCACGGGTTAATTCATCTGCTACTTGGCTTAAAGTTTGCTGTGTTGATTCTCGACTGGGAACTGATTTTGCTGACAGCGTAAACACTCTTTCTCTTAACATCGGTGGTTCTAAGGGACTAACCACCTCGAATGTGCAAAAACTGCTTTTTAAAATATAAGCTAAACCCCGCTTGACGCGATAATCTGTGGTGTCTCCTTCAAAATCTGCTAATTGTCGCTCAAGTTCACCTTGAGTTTTGCCTACTGCTGCTTGAAAATAATTAATTAACTCCCTCGCCAAGCTCATTTGTTGGTCATCAATCTTCAACCTCTTCGGGATGATTTCTTCTCCGTTGTGGCGGTGCATCAATAGGTCTGTTGGTAACATCTTTCTTCTCGGTTGAGTAATTTATTTCTAATTGTTCAGCAGCTTTATAACTCTTTTCTTTTTTAACTTCATAAATCGGCTGCACAACTTGCAAATTCGGTTTATTTGGTTTTTCTGCTTCGCGTTTCTGTTCTCCCCGTCGCCGTGCAGAAGTTCCTTCTTCGCTTGTATCTTCGGCGACGACTTCATATAAAATAGCTTGCTTGTTTTCAGTATTTCCCTTTCTTAAAACTCTGCCTAAACGCTGGATATATTCTCTTGTGGAACCAGTCCCAGATAAAATAATAGCAATAGAAGCCGCCGGGACATCAACACCTTCGTTTAAAACATGGGAAGCAATGAGAGTGTTATATTCACCTTCTCGAAATTTAGTTAATATTTCATGGCGTTCTTTGACTGGTGTTTGATGAGTGATGGAGGGAATTAATAAATCTTGGGAAATGCGATAAACGGTGGTGTTATCGGCGGTGAAAATTAAAATTCTTTCAGGAAAATGCTTGGTTAATAAATTAGCCAGAATTCGCAATTTCCCATCAGTCCCCAGAGCGATTTCCTTGGCTTCGCGGTGAGCTAACATGGCTCTGCGTCCAGTTTGCGATCGCGCACTCATTTGCACGAACATTTGCCAACCTTGAATGCTTCCTAAAGAAATGCGAGATTGTTTTAAAAAATCGTTGCGGAGTTGAATTAATTCGTTGTATCTTTCCCTTTCTTGTGGCGATAACTTCACCTTCATTTGCACGATTTCATGTTCAGCTAATGCCTTCCCCGCTAAATCTTCAGCGCGTTTGCGATATACTTCTCTACCAATTAAGATATTTAAATCAGCGTGTTTACCATCGGTGCGTTCTGGTGTGGCTGAGAGTCCGAGACGATAGGGAGCGATCGCATATTCGGCAATGACGCGACTAAAATCAGTGGGTAAATGGTGACACTCGTCAAAAATCAGCAATGCATATTGATTTCCCAAAGTTTCGGCATGAATCGCTGCACTATCATATGTTGCCACTAAAATAGCCGTCCTATCCTTAGAACCACCGCCCAGCAATCCCACATCAGCGTCAGGAAACGCAGCCACTAAATGTGCGTACCACTGGTGCATCAAATCTAAAGTCGGGACAACAATTAGGGTGGTGCGGGGCGTCGCTTGCATCGCCATTTGCGCTAAATAAGTCTTTCCCGCCGCCGTGGGCAGCACCACAACCCCCTGTCTTCCTGCCAGTTTCCAAGCCGCTAATGCCTCATCTTGGTGGGGGTAAGGCGTCATTTCTAAACTGGGGATTAAATCTATCGGATAGAATTCCTTAGCTTCGTCGATAAAATCAATTTCTTCAGCTTGTAGTGCTTCCACTAAACAGCGGTATCTAATTGCTGGGAAACGAAACTTTTCCACTCGATCATCCCACGTGGCGTAGTCCATCCAAGCTTTACCGCGTGGTGGTGGATGCAAAATCAGAGTACCACGATTAAAGGTGAGTGTGGGGGTGCGAGGCATTGGGGATGAAGGATGAAGGATGAAGTATGAAGTATGAAGGATGAGGGATGAAAGGTGTGGGATGTAGATGCACAGCGGAGCGCTGCAGGCTAGGATTAGGGGGTGTTTTTTTTAAGCCTCGGTTTTTAATCTTCGGTTCTTTGATTATTAATACCGCAAAAAGTGCATGAGCGTGAATCCACAAACTAATTTCACCCTTCAGACTTCAGACTTCATACTTCCCACTTCCCACTTCATCCTTGTCTAGAATGGGAATTGATGTAACGTTGTCGAAATAGCTAAAGTGTCAGAATCTCTGTCATTGCGCGATCGCTATCTGGCTTTAATTGATGATATTGTGCAATCTACCCTCAAAGGGCAGATTAGCTCGGTTGAGCAAGTATATCAGATGTTGCTCAAGGACTTGACTCCTGGGACAGGGGAAGTGTTTGAGTTGGCTTTGAGCGATCGGTTAAACATCATTCAAAACCAAGCGGATGGCGAAGCCGATGAACTCAAGAAAGCGAAAGCCACTCGCAGCTTAAGAGCAATTAAGACGATTCAAAGTCAATGGCAACGTTGGCAAGAACATAATAAAGCAACAGAAGCGATCGTGCTTGCGGTCAGGGAAATCACCACAGCAGCTGCGCCTGAACGCCTAGCGACACTGTTACGCTTCACCGATCCTAATCAAAAGTATCCGTTTAATGTCCAACAGCTACAGCAGTTAGCAAAATCTCTGCAACAATTTGCTCAAGCTGATGCTGATTTACAACAAATTTCCATCGGGGTGACACGTGGTTTAGCTGCTTGGCAACGATTGCAAGACCATCTGGTAAGCTGGATGTATGAGCAAAATCGAGACTTGGGATTTGGTGGTGTACCCGGTGAAAAAGGCCCTTGGGCAACATGGGCAAAACAAGTAAGTAGCCAGTTACCCCAAGGTTTGTTCCGCACTCTCGCTATGGAACAATCAGCAATTCAATTTATCGAACAGCAACGCAGCGTCACCCTTGGTGAATGGGTGGAATTAGCACTGATTTTGCAGTATTTGCAACGAGGGTTAGTTAATTGGTTTGACCAGCAAACTTATAACATTGAAGCTGGATCAAAATTATCTATTTCCACCTTCTTGACTTTTGCAGTGATTTGGAGTCAGTTAGCCAGCGGTTTTCAAAAAATTGCTGCAGCTTACAGTGATGGTTGTTCGCAAATCATGCTGCAAATTCTGCGAACCTTTAGCCAGCGTCCATATTTTCCCTTATATGGCGGGATATTTGCTTCCTTTACCGGCAGTTATTTAAGAAATGCACTTGATTATCTAGATGAACCGCTGCGACAAGCGGAAGGTACTCAAGAAAAAGCGCGGATTTTGACACTTTTAGGTTACTCACAGCGAGCGATGGGACAATATCAGCGCTCAATCGCTTTTCATCAACAAGCAGTAGAAATCGCCAGAAACGCAGGCGATCGCCCTTGTGAAATTGCTAATCTCAACCACCTCAGCCGCACCTACGTTCAAGAGCAAAATTACGCCGAGGGGATTAATTATAGCCAACGCGCCCTGATTCTCAGTCGCCAAGCAGGCGATCGCCTCGGCGAAACCAATGCACTAGTAAATCTCGGCTATAGCGAAGTTATGCAAGCGCAACAGCTAGAACAACTAGAACCAGAAACCTATGAAATGGCGATTAATTATCTACAACAAGGTTTAAAATTATCAGAAAAATTAGGCGATATTCAAGGTAAAGCTTTGTGTTTAAGTAGCATTGGCATTGCTTATCAAGTCATGCAACAACCAGAGAATGCTATTAAAAATTTAGAAGCAGGCTTTAATGCTGCTCAAATGTCAGGTGACTTGTATTTACAAGGATTAAATTTAACAACTTTAGCTGAAGTAAATTATAGCCAAGCAAACTTCACCAGAGCCATTTACACAGGTTGTTTAGGCATGTATTTGTTAAACCAAATTGCTTCTCGTGAATGGCGAAAATCAGCCGGGTTACTGACAATTCTCTACAATCAAATGGGTGAAACAGCATTCCAAAATGCACTGCAACAGCATCGCCCGAAATTGATTGCCATCATCGGCGTAGATGGTTACGATTACATTCCTAAATTGTTAGAAGAATATCGATAGGGAATGGGTAATTGGTAATGGGTAATTGGTAATGGGTAATCGGTAATGGGAAAGAAAAATACAGTTTAAGTTGTTCCCAATTCCCAATCACCTTTTTCCCAATTACCAATTCCCTGCTATGGCTCAATTTTCTGCTTTGTTTTTGTCATCATTATCTGTGACTTCATCTAAATCTGCAGATGCAGCACTTCCTACTAATTGATTATGTTCTTGATGATCATTTCTCCATTCATCCAAAACATCTTTAATCAAAACTTCCTGTAGCCAAATCTTGGCGACAACAGTAAGAGGTAGGGCGAGAAACAAGCCTAAAAAACCGAAGAATGTCACAAAAAATAGCTGGGCGATCAGTGTCACGGCTGGTAGCAGGGAAACTTGATGAGCCATGACAACAGGTGTGATGAAATTGGTTTCGACTTGTTGGATGAAGATGTAGAGCACAATCACCGCAACGCATTTCCAGGGAGAATCTAAAAGAGCGATCGCCATTGCGGGAACTACACTTAATGTAGGGCCAATATTAGGAATTAAGTTCATAAATCCTGCGAGAACTGCTAGCGCCAGTGCTGCTCTCACTCGTAAAATTGACAAGCCAATCACACTCATCAGCCCGACAACCAACACCGCAAAACCTGCGCCAGTTATCCATCCTCCTAATGAGTCATCGCATTTGTCTAAAATCCCATCCACGCGCCGCCGATAAAATGAGGGAAATAGCCGCACAAATACTTTACGATAAGCGTGAGGGTCAGCTAATAACATCCCTGTCAGCACCAGCACCAAGAAGATTTTGACGACAACTTCTAAGGAACCGGAAACAAACGCGAAAGAGTTCCCTACTAATTTATTGACAAATGGCTGTGCTTGCTGTACTAAACTATCTATGTTAGGGATGTAATTAGTCAACTGACTAGGGGCATAACTTTTAAGTTCATCCAGCCAAGTGTTAAAACGCTGGAAACCTTGGGGCACCCTAAATGTTAATTCT is a genomic window of Fortiea contorta PCC 7126 containing:
- a CDS encoding DUF790 family protein, with protein sequence MLPTDLLMHRHNGEEIIPKRLKIDDQQMSLARELINYFQAAVGKTQGELERQLADFEGDTTDYRVKRGLAYILKSSFCTFEVVSPLEPPMLRERVFTLSAKSVPSRESTQQTLSQVADELTRELEREVLPAQVHTGLYADLAENKILTVFDAPTPQDLLNRYNLSQVQGVFYKASQLVLNAHRNVPGEYKLLFRYLKLFQLMAYIEGDADHGFTITIDGPTSLFNPSTRYGLAIAKMIPALLHVTKWSLAATLKNRDTYTNTWRTGRFTLNSECGLVSHYSPGKPYDSMLEASFADKWDALKSDWFLEREVDLIPIPGSVMIPDFRLVHPDGRSYLLEIVGYWRPEYLQKKFSQVRRAGCDNLILAISERLNLEKAGVKLNDVPARIIWFKDKLLPKAVLAVMD
- a CDS encoding MAE_28990/MAE_18760 family HEPN-like nuclease — protein: MTLIEIMNAESLESFKKEINQIREYLKHIEYVNNVAGYTILETDNKQIQTLLNTLKNHYKAFGTEKKLFEYKASIISLYGLLEKYVEIWIKEYLNSLSSLIVEYSNMDEKIRDNHFELSLKLINTIISRESVKYQHLTKEEVLKKLNQCIVSPTSYQINTEAFVILSGNLKHNKIVDLFKYLNVDLNSGLAKNESLSNEIGLKTNEISRVEKDILYNKINDLVERRNQIAHGSEKLDDILSTSGLEPYIQFLEKYCQAIFETLVEEVIKQESIHTFQKIKKVINVFGNKVLAFEIDNYNIKVGDMLIIETREGKFYKKSILTIQLNNEPYEEITVLEKTNIAVSVEHKIKDNQTFYIEKR
- a CDS encoding tetratricopeptide repeat protein — encoded protein: MSESLSLRDRYLALIDDIVQSTLKGQISSVEQVYQMLLKDLTPGTGEVFELALSDRLNIIQNQADGEADELKKAKATRSLRAIKTIQSQWQRWQEHNKATEAIVLAVREITTAAAPERLATLLRFTDPNQKYPFNVQQLQQLAKSLQQFAQADADLQQISIGVTRGLAAWQRLQDHLVSWMYEQNRDLGFGGVPGEKGPWATWAKQVSSQLPQGLFRTLAMEQSAIQFIEQQRSVTLGEWVELALILQYLQRGLVNWFDQQTYNIEAGSKLSISTFLTFAVIWSQLASGFQKIAAAYSDGCSQIMLQILRTFSQRPYFPLYGGIFASFTGSYLRNALDYLDEPLRQAEGTQEKARILTLLGYSQRAMGQYQRSIAFHQQAVEIARNAGDRPCEIANLNHLSRTYVQEQNYAEGINYSQRALILSRQAGDRLGETNALVNLGYSEVMQAQQLEQLEPETYEMAINYLQQGLKLSEKLGDIQGKALCLSSIGIAYQVMQQPENAIKNLEAGFNAAQMSGDLYLQGLNLTTLAEVNYSQANFTRAIYTGCLGMYLLNQIASREWRKSAGLLTILYNQMGETAFQNALQQHRPKLIAIIGVDGYDYIPKLLEEYR
- a CDS encoding AI-2E family transporter, with translation MNLGQWIGLIAIVLSLYILWQIREVLLLMFAAVVLAATLNRLAQNLERLGMKRGVAVLLAVGIFFAGIIGFFLLIVPPFVQQFQELTFRVPQGFQRFNTWLDELKSYAPSQLTNYIPNIDSLVQQAQPFVNKLVGNSFAFVSGSLEVVVKIFLVLVLTGMLLADPHAYRKVFVRLFPSFYRRRVDGILDKCDDSLGGWITGAGFAVLVVGLMSVIGLSILRVRAALALAVLAGFMNLIPNIGPTLSVVPAMAIALLDSPWKCVAVIVLYIFIQQVETNFITPVVMAHQVSLLPAVTLIAQLFFVTFFGFLGLFLALPLTVVAKIWLQEVLIKDVLDEWRNDHQEHNQLVGSAASADLDEVTDNDDKNKAEN
- a CDS encoding DEAD/DEAH box helicase family protein, which produces MPRTPTLTFNRGTLILHPPPRGKAWMDYATWDDRVEKFRFPAIRYRCLVEALQAEEIDFIDEAKEFYPIDLIPSLEMTPYPHQDEALAAWKLAGRQGVVVLPTAAGKTYLAQMAMQATPRTTLIVVPTLDLMHQWYAHLVAAFPDADVGLLGGGSKDRTAILVATYDSAAIHAETLGNQYALLIFDECHHLPTDFSRVIAEYAIAPYRLGLSATPERTDGKHADLNILIGREVYRKRAEDLAGKALAEHEIVQMKVKLSPQERERYNELIQLRNDFLKQSRISLGSIQGWQMFVQMSARSQTGRRAMLAHREAKEIALGTDGKLRILANLLTKHFPERILIFTADNTTVYRISQDLLIPSITHQTPVKERHEILTKFREGEYNTLIASHVLNEGVDVPAASIAIILSGTGSTREYIQRLGRVLRKGNTENKQAILYEVVAEDTSEEGTSARRRGEQKREAEKPNKPNLQVVQPIYEVKKEKSYKAAEQLEINYSTEKKDVTNRPIDAPPQRRRNHPEEVED
- a CDS encoding DUF262 domain-containing protein; translated protein: MSSNSHLILGETFISHNRLDISPVFLSDNEINDKYKKGEIRIVTEQARYPLDSIKTMLDSKKYIRNPEYQRRKRWDDTRKSRLIESFIMNVPIPPIFLYEIDYSIYEVMDGQQRLTAIYDFYKGKFKLEGLEYWQELNGRKYQDLPEQVKRGIDRRYLSSIVLLQETAKSQEEAEYLKQIVFERLNSGGEKLTPQETRNALHNGKFNRLCIKLAENDSFRKMWNLPLESEGEEKLLESESYRRMEDVELVLRFFAYRHVDNLKSPVDKFLDEYLKQANDYSDETIKSLETLFQETINLIYSVLGDLAFIPPKEKRDRKTPLKTIYDPLMQVFANNISHKESLIKNKTLIKKNLYLAKELLYIKEENNRFLFDGRYNNKKDVEARINYFHNFLQSYI